Proteins encoded together in one Terriglobus saanensis SP1PR4 window:
- a CDS encoding SDR family NAD(P)-dependent oxidoreductase: MALESFAGKRALVTGGARGLGRTFAVALAYAGYSVGITYRSSPEDADRTLAELADAGAVNVGVRCDLRDPEAVSAAVEEIATDLGGLDLLVNNAGMFETSALEEITTEQWDAVFETNTRAPFLVAKAAYPYLKASHGRIVNIGSLGGIHPWATHAHYCTSKAALHMLSQTMAKAWAPEISVNCIAPGMIVKGDAPDPAYQRFADKTPMQRNGTAEDVVEALLFFATGPHFITGQLLAVDGGLGL; the protein is encoded by the coding sequence ATGGCCCTGGAATCGTTTGCAGGGAAGCGCGCCCTGGTCACGGGAGGCGCTCGGGGTCTGGGGCGCACGTTCGCGGTGGCCCTGGCGTATGCGGGTTACTCGGTAGGCATCACGTATCGAAGCTCTCCTGAAGACGCAGACCGCACGCTGGCCGAGCTTGCCGATGCGGGTGCGGTGAATGTTGGGGTGCGTTGCGATCTGCGCGATCCTGAGGCAGTCTCCGCTGCGGTGGAGGAGATCGCGACCGATCTGGGTGGGCTCGACCTGCTCGTAAATAACGCCGGGATGTTCGAGACCTCGGCTCTGGAAGAGATCACGACAGAGCAGTGGGATGCGGTCTTCGAGACCAATACACGTGCTCCGTTCCTGGTTGCGAAAGCAGCTTATCCATACCTGAAGGCTTCGCACGGGCGCATCGTGAATATCGGCTCCCTTGGAGGGATTCATCCGTGGGCGACGCATGCGCATTACTGCACTAGCAAGGCGGCGCTCCACATGTTGAGCCAGACGATGGCGAAGGCGTGGGCTCCGGAGATCAGTGTGAACTGCATCGCTCCGGGGATGATTGTGAAGGGCGATGCTCCAGATCCCGCCTATCAGCGTTTCGCAGACAAGACGCCGATGCAGAGGAACGGTACGGCAGAGGATGTGGTGGAAGCGTTGCTGTTTTTTGCCACGGGGCCGCACTTCATCACGGGGCAGTTGCTGGCAGTGGACGGTGGTTTAGGGCTCTAA
- a CDS encoding ComEC/Rec2 family competence protein, giving the protein MISRRRFIATSLVSSIAVTSKQHLLFGQSTLATPLPRWTPGVLEIHHIATQRGNSALFILPDGSTMMVDAGAIYGETPYLSETRPSSAHRPGEWLGRYAKRRLDAAGLKGIDTFLATHLHGDHIGYLSPQCPPSSQGTHHLTGVSDVAAILPIARYVDRALPDFSYPIPAEQDFQKNYRAFLNSEVQAGRKVERFRVGANDQFSLLDPGKHPDFEVRNLAANGEVWTGKGEATQKLFPELTRLKTEEFPSENACSCAIRMRYGKFSYYTGGDLTSETNFGRDPWRDVESPAAEVCGPVSVAVANHHGYFNANGERFVHALQPKVFVIESWDSAHPTVNVLNNLFSKTLYPGKRDVFATTVKAENRIANKRTDNLASREGHIVLRVEPGGLNFTVHILANTDESDTVTASFRPYIS; this is encoded by the coding sequence ATGATCTCCAGACGCCGCTTTATCGCCACATCCCTGGTCTCCTCAATCGCTGTCACCAGCAAGCAACACCTCTTGTTCGGACAGTCGACCTTGGCAACACCTCTGCCCCGCTGGACGCCGGGCGTTTTGGAAATCCATCACATCGCTACCCAGCGGGGAAACTCTGCACTCTTTATCCTGCCGGACGGCTCCACCATGATGGTGGATGCAGGCGCTATCTATGGAGAAACTCCTTATCTCAGTGAAACGCGTCCATCCTCCGCGCACCGTCCGGGAGAGTGGCTTGGCCGATATGCGAAGCGCCGACTGGACGCAGCGGGACTGAAAGGAATCGACACCTTTCTTGCAACCCATCTCCACGGAGATCACATCGGGTACCTTTCTCCTCAGTGCCCTCCCTCCAGTCAAGGAACTCACCACCTCACCGGCGTCAGCGATGTGGCTGCAATCCTACCCATTGCCCGGTATGTGGATCGTGCCTTGCCTGACTTCTCTTATCCAATTCCGGCGGAGCAAGATTTCCAAAAGAACTACCGCGCCTTTCTGAACTCCGAAGTACAAGCCGGAAGAAAAGTCGAGCGTTTCCGGGTGGGTGCGAACGACCAATTTAGCCTGCTGGATCCTGGAAAGCATCCCGATTTCGAAGTGCGAAATCTGGCAGCGAACGGTGAAGTCTGGACGGGAAAAGGTGAAGCAACGCAAAAGCTCTTCCCCGAACTTACACGATTGAAAACAGAAGAATTCCCGTCAGAGAACGCATGCTCGTGCGCCATACGAATGCGCTATGGCAAGTTCAGCTACTACACTGGAGGCGACCTGACTTCGGAGACAAACTTCGGACGCGATCCCTGGCGGGATGTCGAATCTCCTGCGGCAGAAGTCTGTGGACCTGTAAGCGTAGCGGTCGCCAATCACCATGGATATTTCAATGCGAATGGTGAAAGATTTGTCCATGCGCTTCAACCGAAAGTCTTTGTCATTGAGAGTTGGGATTCGGCACATCCGACGGTAAATGTTCTGAACAATCTCTTTTCCAAAACGCTCTATCCAGGCAAACGGGATGTCTTCGCGACGACGGTGAAGGCTGAGAATCGGATCGCAAATAAACGGACGGACAATCTCGCTTCACGAGAAGGTCACATCGTTCTCCGCGTGGAACCGGGTGGCCTCAACTTCACGGTTCATATACTTGCGAATACCGACGAGAGCGATACGGTAACCGCGTCGTTCCGCCCGTATATCTCGTAA
- the purQ gene encoding phosphoribosylformylglycinamidine synthase subunit PurQ translates to MKFGVLVFPGSNCDHDTFNVIESLLEQPVTFLWHASEDLQNVDAILVPGGFAYGDYLRTGALARFAPIMGSVKKFADAGGPVLGICNGFQILCESGLLPGALMRNAGQHYICKQVHLRTETNNSLFTHPLKEHEVLQMPIGHMEGNYFCDEATLAQLKSQDRIAFRYSTPAGEIIAPANPNGSLENIAGILSEGRNVLGMMPHPDRSSESILGSADGLKLFQALLSSSVLR, encoded by the coding sequence ATGAAGTTTGGCGTATTAGTCTTCCCCGGTTCCAATTGCGATCACGACACCTTCAATGTCATCGAGAGTCTCCTTGAGCAGCCCGTGACCTTTCTCTGGCATGCCTCCGAAGATCTCCAGAATGTGGACGCTATCCTCGTCCCCGGGGGTTTCGCCTACGGCGACTACCTCCGCACCGGCGCACTTGCACGCTTTGCACCCATCATGGGCTCCGTAAAAAAATTCGCGGATGCTGGCGGCCCCGTCCTTGGTATCTGCAATGGCTTCCAGATTCTTTGCGAAAGCGGTCTGCTCCCCGGCGCTCTCATGCGCAACGCGGGGCAGCACTACATCTGCAAACAGGTCCACCTGCGCACTGAGACCAACAATTCCCTCTTTACGCATCCACTGAAAGAACACGAAGTGCTGCAGATGCCAATCGGTCACATGGAGGGCAACTACTTCTGTGACGAGGCCACGCTCGCTCAGCTCAAGAGTCAGGACCGCATCGCCTTCCGTTACAGCACACCCGCAGGTGAAATCATCGCACCAGCAAATCCGAATGGATCGCTCGAAAACATTGCAGGCATTCTCTCCGAAGGCCGCAACGTGCTTGGCATGATGCCCCATCCCGATCGCTCCAGCGAGTCGATCCTTGGCTCCGCCGACGGTCTTAAACTCTTCCAGGCGCTGCTCTCTTCCAGCGTTCTCCGGTAG
- a CDS encoding carboxypeptidase-like regulatory domain-containing protein, producing MSSQDDTKNRGRKYKAPPETSHIEVTVLRDASGKPIPNAAVILRPSKDGREIGSMELKTGPDGKASIDIIPTGSVVGIQVIATGFSTHGGQFDVASTTRNVTVRMLRPKAQVSTYETDGSGENRAAGVQEPVKHPNATAPKVLAPTDPVIQLPSKSADDSATPPAPKQ from the coding sequence ATGTCTTCGCAGGACGATACGAAGAACCGTGGAAGAAAGTACAAGGCGCCGCCGGAGACCTCTCATATTGAAGTTACAGTGTTGCGCGATGCCTCCGGAAAGCCGATTCCGAATGCTGCGGTGATCCTGCGTCCGTCCAAAGATGGGCGCGAAATCGGCAGCATGGAGCTGAAGACCGGGCCGGATGGCAAGGCTTCCATCGACATCATCCCGACGGGTTCGGTGGTGGGGATTCAGGTCATCGCGACCGGATTTTCTACGCATGGCGGACAGTTTGACGTGGCATCGACGACGCGTAACGTGACCGTCCGTATGCTGCGTCCCAAGGCGCAGGTTTCGACCTACGAGACAGACGGAAGCGGAGAAAATCGCGCTGCGGGCGTTCAGGAGCCTGTAAAGCATCCCAATGCGACGGCTCCCAAGGTTCTGGCACCGACCGATCCGGTGATTCAGCTTCCGAGCAAGTCTGCAGACGACAGCGCGACGCCTCCTGCGCCGAAGCAGTAG
- a CDS encoding DinB family protein: MPQNLHQTIALLTNTPAALSTLLHDLPEAWTHRNEGEGTWTVAEVIGHLVHGEQTDWLARAKIILEHGESLPFPAFNRAAHLNAPQKSLDDLLEEFADLRAANLAELRSWDLQPEDLERRGTHPAFGSVTLSQLLATWVTHDMTHLHQISRTLAYQHRDAVGPWSAYLGVLKCSPTDR; this comes from the coding sequence ATGCCCCAAAATCTCCACCAAACCATCGCTCTTTTAACCAACACCCCCGCCGCCCTATCCACCCTCCTCCACGACCTCCCCGAAGCGTGGACCCACCGCAACGAGGGCGAAGGCACATGGACGGTAGCCGAAGTCATCGGCCATCTCGTCCACGGCGAGCAGACCGACTGGCTCGCCCGCGCGAAGATCATCCTCGAACACGGGGAGAGCCTTCCCTTCCCAGCCTTCAACCGTGCGGCACACCTCAACGCCCCTCAGAAATCATTGGACGATCTCCTTGAAGAATTTGCAGACCTCCGCGCAGCGAACCTTGCCGAACTTCGCTCCTGGGATCTGCAACCCGAAGACCTCGAACGCCGCGGAACCCATCCCGCCTTTGGCTCGGTCACACTCTCCCAGCTTCTCGCCACATGGGTCACCCATGACATGACTCATCTTCACCAGATCTCCAGAACCCTTGCCTACCAACACCGTGATGCCGTTGGGCCATGGAGCGCCTACCTCGGTGTTCTCAAGTGCAGCCCCACTGATCGCTGA
- a CDS encoding DUF4142 domain-containing protein, with the protein MKTINKLMCCAAIAGTVALVPTKAFAATEDDKKFLAMAAQSDKNEITLSELAEQKATNPAVKTFAQHMVMEHTKMSESMAPFATSWGLNPPVEADSDHQKELNKLSKLSGNDFDKEYMDQMVSDHSKALSAFTSEAKDTKDVKFRTAVLKGKTIVAAHKNMAYDLKKKL; encoded by the coding sequence ATGAAGACGATCAACAAACTGATGTGTTGCGCAGCAATCGCTGGCACCGTTGCCTTGGTTCCCACCAAAGCTTTTGCCGCTACCGAAGATGACAAGAAGTTTTTGGCCATGGCTGCTCAGTCGGACAAGAACGAGATCACGCTCAGCGAACTCGCAGAACAAAAGGCCACTAATCCTGCTGTCAAAACCTTCGCCCAGCACATGGTGATGGAGCACACCAAGATGTCTGAGAGCATGGCGCCCTTCGCGACCTCCTGGGGATTGAATCCTCCCGTGGAAGCGGACTCCGACCACCAGAAGGAGCTTAACAAGCTGAGTAAGCTCTCCGGCAACGACTTCGACAAGGAATACATGGACCAGATGGTTTCGGATCATTCCAAGGCTCTCAGCGCCTTCACCAGCGAAGCCAAGGACACGAAAGACGTCAAATTTCGCACTGCGGTTTTGAAAGGTAAGACGATCGTGGCTGCGCACAAGAATATGGCCTACGACTTGAAGAAGAAGCTCTAA
- a CDS encoding tyrosine-protein phosphatase, with protein sequence MVDIHHHLLPGVDDGPVDIELSVAMVEMAVEDGVTHIVATPHANNAYEYHRPSHELLLQQVREALPDRVREKITLGLGSDFHLLFENIEEAKADPAKFSINGKGYLMLELPDHGIPRNLEEVLYSLRVAGLTPVLTHPERNATLQSSLEPLKSWLQGGLLLQVTANSVTGDFGKVAHRISNLLLDNNWVHFVASDAHSVGRRNPRLSPAYATVAKRRGEETARRLFLENPLAAFEGQPLGEQPEALHLHEDLEPKSWWRRIFGSDS encoded by the coding sequence ATGGTCGATATTCACCATCATCTACTGCCTGGGGTCGATGACGGACCAGTCGACATCGAACTCTCCGTCGCCATGGTGGAGATGGCAGTAGAAGATGGTGTCACCCACATCGTCGCCACCCCTCACGCGAACAATGCCTACGAATACCATCGTCCCTCGCACGAACTTCTGCTTCAGCAGGTTCGCGAAGCTCTACCAGATCGCGTGCGAGAAAAAATCACGCTTGGCCTCGGCTCCGACTTTCATCTCCTCTTTGAAAACATCGAAGAGGCCAAGGCAGACCCGGCAAAGTTTTCCATCAACGGCAAGGGTTACCTCATGCTCGAACTGCCGGATCACGGGATTCCTCGCAACCTTGAAGAGGTCCTCTACAGCCTCCGTGTTGCCGGACTGACTCCCGTGCTCACACACCCGGAGCGCAACGCGACGCTGCAAAGCAGCCTGGAGCCACTGAAGAGCTGGCTGCAGGGCGGTCTGCTTCTGCAGGTCACGGCAAACTCCGTCACAGGCGACTTCGGCAAAGTCGCGCATCGTATCTCTAATCTTCTGCTGGATAACAATTGGGTTCATTTCGTCGCCAGCGATGCACACAGCGTCGGACGTCGTAATCCGCGTCTCAGCCCCGCCTACGCCACCGTTGCAAAGCGCCGGGGAGAAGAGACTGCCCGCCGTCTCTTCCTCGAGAATCCGCTCGCCGCATTCGAAGGCCAGCCTCTAGGTGAACAGCCGGAGGCCCTGCATCTTCATGAAGACCTCGAGCCAAAATCCTGGTGGAGGCGGATCTTCGGCAGCGACTCTTAG
- a CDS encoding co-chaperone GroES: MASTFTPLHDRILVRRVEEGETLRGGIIIPDSAKEKPQQGTVISVGKGKSNDEGKTFPLDVKAGDTILFGKYSGTEIKLDGEELLIMREEEVLGILKA; the protein is encoded by the coding sequence ATGGCATCCACATTTACACCGCTGCACGACCGCATCCTGGTCCGTCGCGTCGAAGAGGGCGAGACGCTGCGTGGCGGCATCATCATCCCCGACTCCGCTAAAGAGAAGCCCCAGCAGGGCACTGTAATCTCCGTCGGCAAGGGCAAGTCCAACGACGAAGGCAAGACCTTCCCCCTCGATGTCAAGGCGGGCGATACCATCCTCTTCGGCAAATACTCCGGCACCGAGATCAAGCTTGACGGCGAAGAACTCCTCATCATGCGCGAGGAAGAAGTCCTCGGAATCCTCAAGGCTTAA
- the groL gene encoding chaperonin GroEL (60 kDa chaperone family; promotes refolding of misfolded polypeptides especially under stressful conditions; forms two stacked rings of heptamers to form a barrel-shaped 14mer; ends can be capped by GroES; misfolded proteins enter the barrel where they are refolded when GroES binds) translates to MAKTILHGEDSRQAILRGVNKLADAVKVTLGPKGRNVVIEKKFGSPTITKDGVTVAKEVELADPLENMGAQMVKEVASKTSDVAGDGTTTATVLAQAIFREGVKTVAAGANPMQLKRGIDKAVEAIIGKRDENGIVTGGALSKFSKPVSGDMIAQVGTISANSDAQIGTIIAEAMKKVGKDGVITVEEAKTMETQLDVVEGMQFDRGYLSPYFVTDAERMEAALEDPYILIYEKKISSMKDLLPLLEQIARTGKPLVIIAEDVDGEALATLVVNKLRGTLNVAAVKAPGFGDRRKAMLGDIAILTGGKAITEDLGIKLESVKIEDLGTAKRVTIDKDNTTIIDGAGKDSEIEGRVREIRSQVEKTSSDYDREKLQERLAKLVGGVAVIKVGAATETEMKEKKARVEDAMHATRAAVEEGIVPGGGVALIRAAADVDALIKTLEGDEKIGASIIRRAIEEPLRMIVHNAGEEGAVVIGKILESKDTNFGYNAGSGKYEDLVAAGVIDPTKVTRTALQNAASIAGLMLTTEAMISEIPEKAPAGGGGHQHGGGGMDGMY, encoded by the coding sequence ATGGCAAAAACTATTCTGCACGGCGAAGACTCTCGCCAGGCAATTCTGCGCGGCGTCAACAAGCTCGCCGACGCCGTAAAGGTGACTCTCGGACCCAAGGGCCGCAACGTCGTCATCGAGAAGAAGTTCGGTTCTCCGACGATCACCAAGGACGGCGTAACTGTCGCCAAGGAAGTAGAACTCGCGGATCCTCTCGAAAACATGGGCGCACAGATGGTCAAGGAAGTCGCTTCCAAGACCTCTGACGTTGCTGGCGACGGTACCACCACCGCCACCGTACTCGCACAGGCCATCTTCCGCGAGGGCGTGAAGACCGTTGCAGCGGGTGCAAACCCAATGCAGCTCAAGCGCGGCATCGACAAGGCTGTAGAAGCCATCATCGGCAAGCGCGATGAGAACGGCATCGTCACCGGCGGCGCTCTCTCCAAGTTCTCCAAGCCCGTCTCCGGCGATATGATCGCCCAGGTCGGAACCATCTCGGCAAACTCGGACGCGCAGATCGGCACCATCATCGCGGAAGCGATGAAGAAGGTCGGCAAGGACGGCGTCATCACCGTGGAAGAAGCAAAGACCATGGAGACGCAGCTCGACGTCGTCGAAGGCATGCAGTTCGATCGCGGCTACCTCTCGCCCTACTTCGTCACCGATGCAGAGCGTATGGAAGCAGCCCTCGAAGATCCCTACATCCTCATTTACGAGAAGAAGATCTCGTCCATGAAGGACCTGCTTCCCTTGCTCGAGCAGATCGCTCGCACCGGCAAGCCCCTCGTGATCATTGCTGAAGATGTCGATGGCGAAGCTCTCGCCACCCTCGTCGTCAACAAGCTGCGCGGCACGCTGAACGTAGCGGCAGTCAAGGCTCCTGGCTTTGGCGACCGTCGCAAGGCAATGCTCGGCGATATCGCGATTCTCACCGGCGGCAAGGCCATCACCGAAGACCTCGGTATCAAGCTGGAGTCCGTCAAGATCGAGGACCTCGGCACCGCCAAGCGCGTCACCATCGACAAGGACAACACCACCATCATCGACGGTGCTGGTAAGGACTCCGAAATCGAAGGCCGCGTGCGCGAAATCCGTTCGCAGGTTGAGAAGACCTCGTCCGACTACGATCGTGAGAAGCTCCAGGAGCGTCTCGCCAAGCTCGTCGGCGGCGTTGCCGTCATCAAGGTCGGTGCAGCTACCGAAACCGAGATGAAGGAAAAGAAGGCTCGCGTCGAAGATGCCATGCACGCAACCCGTGCGGCTGTTGAAGAAGGTATCGTACCCGGAGGAGGCGTAGCCCTTATCCGCGCTGCTGCCGACGTCGACGCTCTCATCAAGACCCTCGAAGGCGACGAGAAGATCGGCGCCAGCATCATCCGCCGCGCTATCGAAGAGCCCCTTCGCATGATCGTGCACAACGCCGGAGAAGAAGGCGCTGTCGTGATCGGCAAGATCCTCGAGAGCAAGGACACGAACTTCGGCTACAACGCCGGCAGCGGCAAGTACGAAGACCTCGTAGCGGCCGGTGTCATCGATCCGACGAAGGTAACGCGCACTGCTCTGCAGAACGCGGCTTCCATCGCAGGCCTGATGCTCACCACCGAAGCCATGATCTCCGAGATCCCGGAGAAGGCCCCTGCAGGCGGCGGCGGTCACCAGCATGGTGGCGGCGGCATGGACGGCATGTACTAA